CGTCCTCCCCGACGACACCCTGGAACTACGTCCTCGCGGTCGATCCGACCGATCTCGCCGGCAAGATCGAACCGGCGCATCAGGAGTGGGGCAGTCAGCGGTAACCCGGCACTCCGATTCTCCTACAGCGTCTTCACGAGCCTGTTCACCAGCGCCGTCGCCGTCGGGTGCTCGCCGTAGGCGTCCGTCACGCGGAAGGTACAGTGACACACTGCTCCGTCGCCCCGTTCGCGGACCACCAGCGGACTCCCCCAGTTGGCGATCCATCCCTCGACGGAACCGACGTGGACCTCGTCGCCCTCGTCGAGTTCGTCGACCAGGTCGTAGGGGAACAGGTCCTCGAACGCCCAGCCGACGCGGGCGTCCGGACAGAGGTCGGCGACGAGGTCACTGTCCTGGTACAGCAGCGATGCGACGAGGTTCCAGCTCTCGGCGGCGGGCAGTTCGCGGTAGCCGTCAACCGCCATCCGGCCGTCCTCGCCGGGGACGAGGACTGCGCTGCCGCCGTCCTCGACGAACCCCGAGACAGCGTCGTCCATCGCCTGGACGACTGCGACGTCGGCATGTGCGACGTCGTCGACGACGTCGACGCCGGCTTCTGCGAGACGACCGGCCAGCGGGTCGTCGGCGTACACCGTCACGTCGCCCGCGTCCCCGGGATCGACGACAGTCAGTGGCTCCTCTGCCGTGACGGTCCGCTCGTCCGTCTCGAACGTGACTTCGATCCCGTGGTGTCCCGTTCGGGCATCGACAGGTACCACGACCTCGATCCCCTCGGCGACGGTGGTAGTGCCGAACCCGTCGACCGCGACTGACTGGAGACCGGAGTCGCCCAGCGCCGCCCACTCGAGAGTGCCCTCGGCGGGCTCGTTCGTGTCGTTGACGACGTGCACGTCGACCGTGACCGACTCGCCGGGGGCGACGGCGTGGCGCGAGGGTTCGACCACGGCGATCAGGTCGTCGTTGACGGCGGCGAACTCGTCGACGACGCCCGGCTTCTCGTCCCGCAGGTAGTCGAGGATGCCGTTGAACTCCCACTCGATGTCGGAGAACTCGGTGACGACGTAGCCGGCGACGCCGTCGCGGGTCCGCATCGACTCGATGACGCCCTCGAGCGAGGCCGACTCGCGCCGCTGCCACGTCTCCGCGAGGTCCTCGTATCCGTCGAAGACCTCGGGCAAGTCCGTCGCCTCGTAGCGCTCGTCGACGCCCTCGGGTCGTTTCAGCGGGTCCGCGAGGAAGTCGTGGGAGAACCACGTCGGGTCGCCGCCGTAGTGTTCGCGGAGCTTCGGCAGGTCCGGGAAGCCCCAGGTCCCGAACTCCGAGATCAGGATCGGCGCGTCCTCGGCGGGCGTGTTCTCGACCGCGTAGTTGTCGCCGGGGTTCGCGACGATGTCGTCGAGGTAGTCGTCCCAGGCCCGCGCGCGATCCGGGCTGACGAAGTACTCGTGGTAGTCGTTGAGGTCGGTCGCGACGTGGGCCCAGCCGGAGTTGTCGCAGACCAGCCGGGTCGGATCGTACTGCTTCGTCTCGCGGTACAGCTCCGCGAGGTAGGCCTGCTTCTCCTCGTCGTTCCACAGCCGCCCCTCGTGGTCGGAGTAGTCCTCCTGGTCGAGACCGATCCCCCACTCCTCGTTGTACAGGCTCCAGGCGACGACGCTCGGGCTGTTGTAGTCGCGGTCGATCAGCCCCCGGATCTGGTCCCCTACCTCCTCCTTCGACTGCTCGGTGTAGTAGTCGGGGTTGGCCGGCTCCTCCCAGACGAGGATGCCGAGGCGGTCCGCCGCCTCGACGAAGTCGGGGTGGGCCGGCTTGATGTGCTTCCGCAGCATGTTGAACCCGAGTTCCTTGGCCGTCCTGATCTCGTACTCGAAGAGGTCGTCCTCGAAGGGGCGGTACAGCGTATCGGGATAGTACGCCTGATCGAGCGCGCCGCGGACGTAGAGCGGATCGCCGTTGAGGTAGAGCCGCTCGCCGTCGGTCGCGACGCTGCGCATCCCGAAGTAGTCCTCGTAGGTATCGACGACGTCCCCGGACGCCTCGAGGTCGACGACGACGTCGTACAGTTCCGGATCGTCGGGCGTCCAGTACGCCGGGTCGTCGATGGTGACGGTACACTCGCCCCGACCGTCCTCGACGGGGCACATCGCCGCCGCGACGTCGGTCCCGTCTCTCCGTATCGCCACCGAGGCGGTGACGTCGTCGGTCGGGCCGTCGACCGACAGCTCGAGAGCGACGGCGTCCTCGTCGAGGTCGGGCGTCGCCTGCACGTCTGAGACGAACGCATCGGGACGGGACTCGAGCGTGACGGACTGCCAGATGCCGCTGACGCGGGTGTACCACGGCTCTCCCTGCTTGCCGTGGGGAATTTCGCCGAGATCGGCCGGGTCGGTCACCTTCACGGCGACGACGGTCTCACCCCGGGTGATCGCGTCCGTGACCTCCACCTCGAAGGGGAGGTAACCGTCGCGGTTCGTGCCCACTTCCTCGCCGTCGACGTAGACGGTGGCCTCGTAGTCGACGGCCCCGAAGCGAAGGAAGACACGGTCGCCGCGGCCGTCGTACTCGACCGTCGTCCGGTACCAGGCCGTGCCGACGTAGTCGCGGTGCGCCTCGTCGTCCTGCCACGCGTGGGGAACGGTCACCCTCTCGGCCTCGCTCGACCAGGGCCGGTCCGGGTCCTGGAGACCGCGTTGTTCACCGGTGCCCTCCGGATCAGTCAGGAAGGACCACTCGCCGTCGAGGGTGACAGTTCGCCTCGTCTGGTCGTCGAACTGGCTCATTTTTAGCGGTTGTCGTGCTTCCAGCTATCGATCGGTACCTGGCCGCCGTCGACGCGGAGCTCGTGCCCGTTGACGTAGTCGCTGGCTGGCGAGACCAGAAACATCACGGCGTCCGCGATCTCCTCCGGCTGAGCGAACCGGTCGAGCGGGTTCAGGTCGAGGATCTGTTCGACGGTCCGGTCGGAGAATCCGTCCGTCATCCGCGTGTCGACCCACCCGGGCGCGACCGCGTTGACGCGGACGCCCTCGCGGCCGAGTTCCAGCGCGAGGCTCTTGGTCAGCCCCAGGAGGCTGTACTTGCCGACGTCGTACTCCGGCGACATCCCGACGCCGTTCTTCGTGTGGATCGAGGTGATGTTGACGATCTTCCCGTAGCCCTGCTCGACCATCCCGTCGACGACGGCCTCGGTGCAGTGGATGGAGCCCCACAGGTGGGTGTCGAGGTTGAGCTCGAACAGGTCGTCGCTATCCCGCGCGAGGAACGGTCCGGACTGGCCGACGCCGGCGTTGTTGACGAGGACGTCGATGGTGCCGACCTCCTCGGTCGCTTCGGCCACCATCGACTCGACGGCGTCCTTGTCCGAGACGTCCGCGGTCAGAGCGATCGCCTCGCCGCCCGAATCCCGGATCGACTCGGCCGTCGACGCCGCTGCCTCCTCGTCGAGGTCGTTCACGACGACGGTCGCGCCGTTGGCCGCGAGTTCCTCGGCGATGGCTTTCCCGTTCCCGCGTCCGGCACCCGTCACGAGCGCACTACGGTCCGTGATATCTAGATCCATGTCTCACTTTGACATCGAGTCATTGCTACTTGAAGGTGCGTGCAACGCCAACACTGGCCAGTGGTGTTCGATACCGTCGGTTGATCCGAGACGGGCGGGACAGACTCACATCTCCGTTATGTCACGACCATCCACTTGTGAGGAGCCCGCAGCTCAAGGGCGTCAAGGTATAGAGCGGAAAAGGGCGGCCAAAACGGGCCTCCGGCCGGCCCAGTCATCCAGACAGCGTGTTTCGAATCCGTCACCCGGCCGTGACTGACGGCGGGCCGGGGTCGGATCGGGACGGGACGCCGTGCGCGTCTACTCGAGGGAGATAGCGGCTGCGGTAGAGGGCTCCAGTTCCACGGTCAGCGTCTCGCTCTCGACCGTGACGTCGAGTTCGTCCGCGGTGAACTCGTCGGCGTTGTTCGCGTCGACCGCTAGGTCGGGCTCCTGGCCCTCGAACAGGACCTCGGCGTCGACGTCTGCAGACGTCGCGTCCACGTCCTCGACGTCGATCTCGACGGTGTGGGTCCCGCGGGTGTTCAGATTGGTCATGGTGACGTAGGTCTCGTCGTCGACGGACGCAGAGGCATGGATCAGGGGCAGCTCCTCGTCCGCTACGTCGCGGGTGGGCGTGTCGACCGACGTCTGGACGGCCTCGTTGCCCTTGTGCGGGGCGTAGAGGTCGAAGACGCGGTAGGTCGGCCGCGCCCAGGCCTCGTCGCCCTCCGTCTCGACCAGGCACTGGAGGACGTTGACCGTCTGGGCGATGTTCGACATCGTCATCACGTCGCTGTGGTGGTTGAAGACGTCGAGGACGGCAGCGGCAGAGAGCGCGTCGATGACGGTGCCGGGCTGTTCGAGGCCGCTCTCGGCGACCGCCTCGGTGTGCCAGGCCCCCCACTCGTCGATGATGACGCCGATGTCGCGGGTGGTCGCCACGGCGTCGATCGCCGCAGCGATGCGCTCGACGTGCTCGTCCATCTCGAGGGCTTCGGCGAGGAACGCGTCGTACTGCTCCTCGTCGGCCTCCGCGACGGACATCGTGCGCCCGTAGTAGTGGTGCAGCGTGAGGTGGTCCAGCGGGAACTCGACGCCCCAGTTCGTGTTCCCGATCTCCTCCATGAACCGCCGGTTCCAGGCGTGGTTCTCGAAGCCGCAGGCGATCAGCTCGATGTCGTGGTCGACCATCAGGTTGTCCATGGACCCGACGTACGTCGCGAACCGGCGGTACTCCCGGGCGTACTGCTCGGGCGTCATCTGGCCGCCACAGCCCCAGTTCTCGTTCCCGAGACCCCAGTACGGGACCTCCCAGGAGTCCTCGCGGCCGTTCTCGCGGCGGCGGTCGGCGAGTTCCGTGTCGCCGTCGTAGCAGGCGTACTCGACCCAGTCGGCCGCCTCCTGGGGGTCGCCGGAGCCGACGTTGGTGGCCAGGTACGGCTCAGTGCCGATGCGTTCACAGAGGTTCAGGAACTCGTGGGTGCCGAAGGCGTTCGGTTCCTCAGGCGCTTCGGAGCGGTCCTGCGACCAGAAGAGGTTCCGTCGGCGCGGGCGTTCCTCGCGCGGACCGATGCCGTCCTCCCAGTGATAGTCGTCGGCGAAACAGCCGCCCGGCCAGCGCAGGACGGGCATGTCGAGGTCGTCGAGCAGCGAGACGACGTCCTCGCGGAACCCCTCGCCGTCGCTCTCCTGACTGTGCCAGATTCCGTCGTAGATACAACGCCCGAGATGTTCCGAGAAGTGACCGTGGAGTTCGGGCTCGATGCGGTCGATACCCGCCTCTGTGTGGACAGTAATGTGAGCGTCTGTCATACAATTGCGTACTGCTCCGCGCAGATCATATAAAACAATCGGTCAGTGCGTGGATTGCTGACGAATATGACCGCCGATAGCGCGGTTTGCGATCAGTTCATTCCGTGCGACCAGTGGGGGGTGCGTACAGTGTCCGGAACCCGTCGTCGCTGTCTTCCTCTCCGCCCTCAAGGAGCACGTCGAGGTGGGCGACGCGGTCACGAAGTTCGACGTGGGCGACCGGGTCGTCGAGCGACCGATCCGCGGGTGCGGGGACTGCTATCAGTGCGAGATCGGCGAGGAGAACGTCTGCCAGAACGCCGTCATCACCGGCGTCGACCACGACGGAGCGTACGAGCCGTACATCGCCGTCCCCGAGGACGCGCTCCATCCGGTTCCCGACAGCGTCGAACAGCAGCACGCCGCCATGGTCGAACCGACGAGCATCGGCGCTCGCGCGGTCGTCGAGAACTCGCGGGTCGGCGCGGGCGACCGCGTCCTCGTCGAAGGACCGGGTCCAACGGCCTGCTCACGGCGCAGATTGCGCGCGCGCAGGGCGGCGAGGTGGTCGTCTCCGGCGTCGGCCCGGACGCAGACTACCGCCTGCCGCTGGCCGAGGAGCTCGGCTTCGAGACGATCAACGTCGCGGAGGACGACGTCGACGCGCGTCGCGAGGCGTTCACTGACGGCATCGGTTACGATGCCGTCTTCGACACCACCGGCCATCCGTCCGGTCTCCCATCGGCGGTCGACGAGGTCCGGAAAGGCGGCCAGATCGTCCTCGTCGGCCAGACCGGCGAGACGACCATGGAGTACTCGCCGCTGGTCCGCGCCGAAATCGACCTCCAGTGCTCCTACGCCTCGACCTACGAGGACTTCGAGAACGCGCTCAGGCTGATCGACACCGGCGACGTCGACGCCGAGACGTTCGTCGACGACCGGTTCTCGCTGCTCGACGCCGACGAGGCCTTCGAGTCGTTCGTCAACGGCGGGACCTGCAAGCCGGTCTTCGACGTCTCCGAACTGCGCTCGTAACGGTCTGCAGTTCCGACGCGAGCGGCGCTGGGACGCTGCCCGAGGTTTTTACTACCCGCTCTTAGTATCGCGAGTCGATGCTCGACTGGATCGACAGCTACGACGAGCGCGACTGGCAGACGACGACCGACGGGACGGTCAGGTACGCCCTGCTCGGACTCGGCTGGTGGACGGTAGACGTCGCACTCCCTGCAATCGAATCGTCCGACCTCGGTGACGTAACGACGCTCGTGAGTAGTTCCACGGAGAAGGCCCAGCGACTCGCCGAGGAAAACGGCGTGGACCACGGGATCAGCTACGACGAGTTCCACGACGGCGCCGCCAGTGAGGCGTACGACGCCGTCTACGTCGGGACACCCAACGCTTACCACCTGGAGTACGTCGAGACGGCCGCGGACCTGAACAAGCCAGTGCTCTGTGAGAAGCCGATGGAGGCCAGCATCGAGCGCGCGGAACGGATGGTCGAGGTCTGTGAGGACGCGGACGTCCCGCTGATGATTGCCTACCGGATGCACACTGATCCGGCAGTCCGGCGGGCCAGGGAGCTCATCGAGGACGGCTTTCTCGGCGAACCCGTGTCCGTCTACGGGAACAATAGCCAGCCTCTCCTCGAGATGATCCCGGACCCCGATCAGTGGCGACTCGATCCCGACCTGTCGGGGTACGGGACGTCGGTGATGGACCTCGGAATCTACTCGATCAACACGACGCGGTACCTCCTGAATCGAGACCCGGTTGCGGTCCAGTCCCAGATGAGCTCGCACCACGACGCCTTCGACGACGTCCCGGACGAGCGCTCTTCGGCCATTCTGGTCCTGGAGGACGACGTGAAGATGGTCACCACCGACAGTCAGCACGCCCACGAAGACACGAATCTGAAGATCACCGGTACCGAAGGACAGATCGAGTTCCAGCCGGCGTTCCACGGACAGGCCACCCTCCACCTCTCGCGCGGCGACCTGTCGGTGACGGTCGAACACGACGCGTTCGACGCCGAGCGGGAGATGGAGGAGGAGTTCGATTACTTTGCCAACTGCCTGCTGACCGACAGCGACGTCTACGCTGACGGCAGACACGGACTAACGGACATGCGGATCGTCCAGGCGATCCACGAGGCGGCCGAGAACGATGACGTCGTCGAGCTATAGCTGAAAGTCGTTCGCATCGCCTGTTAACACCGGCCAGAGCACTCCGGTGGTAGTACTCGACAACCGCGTTCTCAGGTGCGTGCTGATTCGGTAGTTAGTGGAGGAGTACGTACATTAGTTCGCACCGCCGAGTCCGGACAGCTAACGTGTAAGCAATACACTCACAGTAGTTTCTGACATTCGAATTAGGGTTCCACAGTATCAAATATCCTCACAGAGATAGTTACGTGGGATGTAGGTGGTGAATTACCCGTTCGGAGACGAGTCTCCCGGACAGAACTCGGTTGCTCCGAGATAACAATGATCCCATATCGAGGTGATATACTATCCTAGAATTCATCTATTTTGAACATGTAGTCGGATCTTCCTGAAAGCAGTCTCCGATATCTCCGACCGTCACGGGACGACGGCGACCAGTGAGAACGCCTCATGGACCGCGAGGAACTCCCGCCGAATTCGAGAGCGCCGCCGAGGTTGGCGAGCCCGTCGCCACCGCCAACCGAGCGCGACAGGAGCGACGTGACGATTGAAGACGCGTCACGCCCTCCAGACTTCCGAAGTATCACCGAACGACCGCCGTCCACCATCGCGAAGGAGGACTTTCCTACTGTGCTCTCCAGACGAGCGATACTATAGTAGAAATTGAACGCAATGACACACTCAAGGGGCACCCGGGGTGCCCCTCGATGTGGGAATAGTTTCAATTTCTACTATAGAACTGTTTCAGACGTGCCGAACAGCGAGCGATATTCGCTCGATATCGATCCGGGACCCCTGGAAGCGATTCGTAACTGGGGACGGCCGGGGCCGGACAGATCACCGAAGCCGTCCGCTTGAATCGTCGATCGAGCCAGTGGATATACCGAAGGTACTACTGTTATTTTCTGAGCTACCGGTTTCCGGTGTAATCGTACGCAAGAAGCGAGCCACACTGGACGTCTCTGACACGAACTGGCCGGCTTGGCGGTCATCGGATTCGCTTCGCGCTCCTCTTCGCGTCCCTCGACGACGAGACGATCCAGTGCGAAAACGCGCGCTGACGGGCCTGTAGGCGGTTCAGCCCAGATAGCCCCGGGATGGCATCGTCACCGATCGTCACTGAATCCCGCTAAACGCCTCTGGACGTGCGGTCGGGGCTACTCGAGAATTACCCGGGGAGTGTCCGGCTATGCCGGACGGTTTCAGTAACATTAGTACTGCTGTTAGCGCCATCGAACCCCATCGATCCGGCAGTTCGGAGCGCCAGACTGAGCGGCTCGTCTTCCAGTTCCGAACCTGGTTCCGGTGTCGTCGGAAACCGGGCGAACTTCCCTGTGGACGCCGTTGTCCCGGAGTGACCAAAGGTATATGTATGGACGTATGCAATCTATTTCCATCAGGGTCAGCCTGAGGCATCACGATATGAAGGCAATCGTGCAGACGGGATCCGAACAGATCGAAGTACAGGAGCGAGAACAGCCGACGCCGGGACCGGAGGAGGTGCTCGTTGAGGTCCACACTGCCGGGCTGTGCGGGAGCGACGTCCACGCCTACCAGTACGACGGCGGGTACGAGTGGATCCCCATCCCCCGGATCATGGGCCACGAGTACTCCGGACGAGTGGCCGAGGTCGGCGAGAACGTCGACCAGTTCGAGGTCGGCCAGAAGGTCGTCGAGGAGCCGATCCACGACTGCGGCCACTGCTTCCAGTGCAAGAACGGGCAGGAGAACGTCTGCCAGAACTTCTCCATCACCGGGATGCACACGGACGGCGCCTACGCCGACTACACGGTCGTCGACCAGCGCCACCTCCACGAGATCCCCGAGAGCGTCCCGCTGCGGGACGCGGCGATCACGGAGCCCACCAGCATCGCGACGCGCGCCATCCTCGACCAGTCCGAGACGACCCCGGGCGACGACGTCCTCGTCGAGGGGCCCGGCCCCATCGGCGTGCTGTCGGCCGTCGTCGCCGACTCGCTGGGCGCGAACGTCGTCGTCTCCGGCCTGGACAAGGACACGTCTTACCGACTTCCCCTCCTCGAGGATCAGGGCATCGACACGGTCAACGTCCAGGAGCGGGACCTCGAAACCGTCGCCGAGGAGCGCACCGACGGCGGCGGGTTCGACGTCGTCGTCGACGCCACCGGCCACCGCAGCGGCCTCGAAGAGGGACTCGAGTACGCCCGGAAGGGCGGTCAGATCGTCATGGTCGGGATCCCGAACGAGGAGGCCGAGGTGTTCATGGCCCCGGCGGTCCGCGGCGAGCTCGAGGTCAACACCTCCTACGGCTCGAAGTGGCGCAACTTCGAGCAGGCGCTGCGTCTGATGGAGCGCGGCGCCATCGACGTCGACGCCATCGTCGACACGTCCTACGACGTCGAGGACCCGGAAGAAGCGTTCCGGACGTTCCTCGATTCCGAGACGTGCAAGCCCGTGTTCACCTTCGCGGAGGACTAGCCTCTACAGGAGAAACTGAACGCGATGACACACTCGAAGGACGCCAGGTGTGTCCTTCGATGTGTACATAGTTTCAATTTTCACCACAGCTCTGGCGTTCGCTTGTGATATCATCACCACCGTGGTTTGTTGCGATGGCTGGTGCGATACGTTCGCGGTGTTCGTCGCCGTGTCGACGAGGGCCGAGGCCTCGAACTGGCCGGCCCGACGCTGTTGAACCGGTAGCGGAGTTCGGTCGCGACGAGCGAGACGGTGGTGAGTGACTCGAGCGAAGAGACGGGCGATCAGACGCGATAGCGGTCCAGCGCGTCCACGTCGAGGTCGACACCCAGTCCCGGTCCGTCCGGGACCGCTATGGCCCCGTCGTCGTTCGCAGAGAACTCGTCGGGGGCCAGTTCCCCCCGTAGCGGGTTCGACGAACTGTCGAACTCCAGCCACGGCCGACCGGGCAGGGTCGCGATCAGCTGGAGGCTCGCGGCGATGGCCACCGGCGTCCCCCAGACGTGGGGGACGAGCGGGACGCCGGCGCCCGCTGCCCGGTCCGCGAGCCGCCGGCCCGCCGTGAGCCCGCCCGCGTTACAGAGGTCGGGCTGGGCGACGTCGACGGCCCCGGCCTCGAACAACCGGTCGAACTCCGGCGGAGTGTGGCACTCGCCGCCGGCGACCCTGACGTCCAGCGCGTCCCGGAGCCGGGCGTACCCGTCCACGTCGGTCGGCGGGACCGGCTCCTCGAACCAGTAGACGTCGAGGTCCTCCAGCGCGCGGCCGACTCGGCGGGCGGTGCCGGCGTCGTAGGCGTAGTTGGCGTCGACCAGCAGCGTCGTCTCCGGTCCGACGGCGTCGCGGATCCGCCGGACGAGTTCGACGTCCTCGTCGGGACCGTACCCCAGCAGGGAGAGACCGATCTTCGCCTTGACCGCGCCCAGTCGGTCGGCGTTTGCCGCCGCCTCGGCGGCGATCCGCTCGTACTGCTCTTCGAGGTCGGCACCGTGCTTGAAGTAGTGGCCCGTCGCGTACGCCCGGACCGCGTCGCGCCGGCGGCCCCCGAGCATCGACGCGGCCGACTCGCCCCGGCACTTCCCGCGGAGGTCCCACA
This region of Halomicrobium urmianum genomic DNA includes:
- the gfo6 gene encoding D-xylose 1-dehydrogenase Gfo6, with the protein product MLDWIDSYDERDWQTTTDGTVRYALLGLGWWTVDVALPAIESSDLGDVTTLVSSSTEKAQRLAEENGVDHGISYDEFHDGAASEAYDAVYVGTPNAYHLEYVETAADLNKPVLCEKPMEASIERAERMVEVCEDADVPLMIAYRMHTDPAVRRARELIEDGFLGEPVSVYGNNSQPLLEMIPDPDQWRLDPDLSGYGTSVMDLGIYSINTTRYLLNRDPVAVQSQMSSHHDAFDDVPDERSSAILVLEDDVKMVTTDSQHAHEDTNLKITGTEGQIEFQPAFHGQATLHLSRGDLSVTVEHDAFDAEREMEEEFDYFANCLLTDSDVYADGRHGLTDMRIVQAIHEAAENDDVVEL
- a CDS encoding SDR family NAD(P)-dependent oxidoreductase; translation: MDLDITDRSALVTGAGRGNGKAIAEELAANGATVVVNDLDEEAAASTAESIRDSGGEAIALTADVSDKDAVESMVAEATEEVGTIDVLVNNAGVGQSGPFLARDSDDLFELNLDTHLWGSIHCTEAVVDGMVEQGYGKIVNITSIHTKNGVGMSPEYDVGKYSLLGLTKSLALELGREGVRVNAVAPGWVDTRMTDGFSDRTVEQILDLNPLDRFAQPEEIADAVMFLVSPASDYVNGHELRVDGGQVPIDSWKHDNR
- a CDS encoding alpha-N-arabinofuranosidase encodes the protein MTDAHITVHTEAGIDRIEPELHGHFSEHLGRCIYDGIWHSQESDGEGFREDVVSLLDDLDMPVLRWPGGCFADDYHWEDGIGPREERPRRRNLFWSQDRSEAPEEPNAFGTHEFLNLCERIGTEPYLATNVGSGDPQEAADWVEYACYDGDTELADRRRENGREDSWEVPYWGLGNENWGCGGQMTPEQYAREYRRFATYVGSMDNLMVDHDIELIACGFENHAWNRRFMEEIGNTNWGVEFPLDHLTLHHYYGRTMSVAEADEEQYDAFLAEALEMDEHVERIAAAIDAVATTRDIGVIIDEWGAWHTEAVAESGLEQPGTVIDALSAAAVLDVFNHHSDVMTMSNIAQTVNVLQCLVETEGDEAWARPTYRVFDLYAPHKGNEAVQTSVDTPTRDVADEELPLIHASASVDDETYVTMTNLNTRGTHTVEIDVEDVDATSADVDAEVLFEGQEPDLAVDANNADEFTADELDVTVESETLTVELEPSTAAAISLE
- a CDS encoding mandelate racemase/muconate lactonizing enzyme family protein, which codes for MTGTTVRSVEAVALRSEPDEPFGYAQAWVEERTALLVRVETADGAVGWGECWGPIAGSRETIEDFLAPIVEGRDPADVERIHEDLRDRTRAAYQSIVPYPAISGVDLALWDLRGKCRGESAASMLGGRRRDAVRAYATGHYFKHGADLEEQYERIAAEAAANADRLGAVKAKIGLSLLGYGPDEDVELVRRIRDAVGPETTLLVDANYAYDAGTARRVGRALEDLDVYWFEEPVPPTDVDGYARLRDALDVRVAGGECHTPPEFDRLFEAGAVDVAQPDLCNAGGLTAGRRLADRAAGAGVPLVPHVWGTPVAIAASLQLIATLPGRPWLEFDSSSNPLRGELAPDEFSANDDGAIAVPDGPGLGVDLDVDALDRYRV
- a CDS encoding sugar-binding domain-containing protein; this translates as MSQFDDQTRRTVTLDGEWSFLTDPEGTGEQRGLQDPDRPWSSEAERVTVPHAWQDDEAHRDYVGTAWYRTTVEYDGRGDRVFLRFGAVDYEATVYVDGEEVGTNRDGYLPFEVEVTDAITRGETVVAVKVTDPADLGEIPHGKQGEPWYTRVSGIWQSVTLESRPDAFVSDVQATPDLDEDAVALELSVDGPTDDVTASVAIRRDGTDVAAAMCPVEDGRGECTVTIDDPAYWTPDDPELYDVVVDLEASGDVVDTYEDYFGMRSVATDGERLYLNGDPLYVRGALDQAYYPDTLYRPFEDDLFEYEIRTAKELGFNMLRKHIKPAHPDFVEAADRLGILVWEEPANPDYYTEQSKEEVGDQIRGLIDRDYNSPSVVAWSLYNEEWGIGLDQEDYSDHEGRLWNDEEKQAYLAELYRETKQYDPTRLVCDNSGWAHVATDLNDYHEYFVSPDRARAWDDYLDDIVANPGDNYAVENTPAEDAPILISEFGTWGFPDLPKLREHYGGDPTWFSHDFLADPLKRPEGVDERYEATDLPEVFDGYEDLAETWQRRESASLEGVIESMRTRDGVAGYVVTEFSDIEWEFNGILDYLRDEKPGVVDEFAAVNDDLIAVVEPSRHAVAPGESVTVDVHVVNDTNEPAEGTLEWAALGDSGLQSVAVDGFGTTTVAEGIEVVVPVDARTGHHGIEVTFETDERTVTAEEPLTVVDPGDAGDVTVYADDPLAGRLAEAGVDVVDDVAHADVAVVQAMDDAVSGFVEDGGSAVLVPGEDGRMAVDGYRELPAAESWNLVASLLYQDSDLVADLCPDARVGWAFEDLFPYDLVDELDEGDEVHVGSVEGWIANWGSPLVVRERGDGAVCHCTFRVTDAYGEHPTATALVNRLVKTL
- a CDS encoding zinc-dependent alcohol dehydrogenase, coding for MKAIVQTGSEQIEVQEREQPTPGPEEVLVEVHTAGLCGSDVHAYQYDGGYEWIPIPRIMGHEYSGRVAEVGENVDQFEVGQKVVEEPIHDCGHCFQCKNGQENVCQNFSITGMHTDGAYADYTVVDQRHLHEIPESVPLRDAAITEPTSIATRAILDQSETTPGDDVLVEGPGPIGVLSAVVADSLGANVVVSGLDKDTSYRLPLLEDQGIDTVNVQERDLETVAEERTDGGGFDVVVDATGHRSGLEEGLEYARKGGQIVMVGIPNEEAEVFMAPAVRGELEVNTSYGSKWRNFEQALRLMERGAIDVDAIVDTSYDVEDPEEAFRTFLDSETCKPVFTFAED